A window of the Juglans microcarpa x Juglans regia isolate MS1-56 chromosome 5D, Jm3101_v1.0, whole genome shotgun sequence genome harbors these coding sequences:
- the LOC121264099 gene encoding F-box/LRR-repeat MAX2 homolog A-like isoform X2 — translation MVKHCHLYDLPDIILSIIFSLVIDTRTRNAMSLVSLKWYLLERSTRTSLTLRGNIRDLIFLPTCFQAVTNLDLSFLSPWGHPLLDESFPNPTLLAQLFGKAFPSLVSFTAYARYPITLNHLAPQWPNLRHVKLIRWHQRLPTAPLGSDFLPLLEHCRSLSSLDLSHFYCWTEDLPPALKAYPNTAASLSNLSILTHSSTEGYKAHELLAITAACPNLCQFLATCIFDHRFIGSTRDETLLSLASNCPRLSLLHLVDITSFSNAWAVNPDDEGYTYHDAVVSHATLVDLCAGLPLLEDLVLDVCHNVKDTRPALKLLNSKCPRLKSLTLGQFHGVCRGIFSRPDVIPLCSGLESLSIKNVADLTDPCLIAISHGCPRLAQFEVTGSKMITETGIRNLASNLRRTLIDVKISCCKHLDAACTLRALDPIRGLIQRLHIDCVWESVQRLEQAQPSVLERVAMWKDTSSFNKECKNHSSLNLYHILSHGSGSGSSIDDIFPSRTWAKLQSLSLWISVGEMLTPLTLVGLEDCPVLEEIQIRIEGDCRQQIRPSMHAFGLSSLECYPRLSKMNLDCGGAVGIQS, via the exons ATGGTAAAACATTGTCATTTGTATGACTTGCCAGATATAATTCTCTCCATCATATTCTCCCTAGTTATCGACACACGTACACGCAATGCCATGTCCCTTGTGTCCCTCAAATGGTACCTGCTAGAGCGCTCCACCCGCACTTCCCTCACTCTCCGCGGGAACATCCGCGACCTAATCTTCCTCCCAACTTGTTTTCAAGCTGTCACCAACCTTGACCTCTCTTTCCTCTCCCCTTGGGGCCATCCGCTCTTAGACGAGTCCTTCCCGAATCCAACACTTCTTGCACAGCTTTTTGGCAAGGCCTTCCCTTCCCTGGTTTCTTTTACTGCATACGCACGATACCCTATAACTCTCAATCATCTTGCTCCTCAATGGCCTAATCTACGCCATGTTAAGCTCATCCGCTGGCATCAACGTTTGCCTACTGCTCCACTTGGCTCCGATTTCCTCCCACTGCTTGAGCATTGTCGTTCACTTTCTTCCCTTGATCTCTCCCATTTCTATTGCTGGACAGAAGATCTCCCTCCAGCCCTAAAAGCCTACCCTAATACTGCAGCTTCCCTCTCCAATCTCAGTATCCTTACCCATTCTTCTACCGAGGGATACAAAGCTCATGAACTTCTTGCCATTACAGCTGCCTGCCCAAATCTCTGCCAGTTTCTGGCAACATGTATATTTGACCACAGATTCATTGGTTCTACTCGGGATGAAACTTTGCTATCTCTTGCTTCAAATTGTCCTCGCCTCTCTCTTCTTCACCTTGTAGATATTACTTCCTTTTCAAATGCCTGGGCGGTCAACCCTGATGATGAGGGTTACACCTATCACGATGCTGTAGTCAGCCATGCGACGCTTGTGGACCTTTGTGCTGGATTGCCATTGCTTGAAGACTTGGTTCTTGATGTTTGTCACAATGTTAAAGATACCAGGCCAGCATTGAAATTGCTTAATTCCAAGTGCCCGCGGCTTAAGTCTTTGACTCTGGGACAGTTCCATGGGGTTTGCAGGGGAATCTTTTCACGGCCAGATGTGATTCCACTATGCTCGGGGTTAGAGTCCCTTTCAATCAAGAACGTCGCTGATTTAACTGATCCTTGCTTGATAGCTATCTCACATGGCTGCCCGAGACTAGCGCAGTTCGAGGTTACGGGTAGCAAAATGATCACAGAAACCGGGATCAGAAATTTGGCTTCTAACCTTcggagaactttaattgatgtaAAGATTTCTTGCTGTAAGCATCTCGATGCTGCGTGTACATTACGTGCACTAGATCCAATTCGAGGCCTTATACAGCGATTGCACATAGACTGTGTTTGGGAAAGCGTTCAGCGATTAGAACAGGCTCAGCCTAGCGTTCTAGAGCGAGTAGCAATGTGGAAAGATACAAGCAGCTTCAATAAGGAATGCAAGAACCACTCAAGTTTGAACTTATATCACATTCTTAGCCACGGAAGTGGCAGTGGTAGTAGTATTGATGACATATTCCCTTCCAGGACTTGGGCAAAGTTGCAATCTCTTTCCCTTTGGATTTCTGTTGGGGAGATGCTGACTCCATTGACTTTGGTGGGGTTGGAGGATTGCCCGGTGCTCGAAGAAATACAAATTCGAATTGAAGGTGACTGCAGGCAGCAGATAAGGCCTTCCATGCACGCCTTTGGACTGAGCTCCCTTGAGTGTTATCCTCGGCTTTCAAAGATGAATCTGGATTGTGGAGGCGCTGTTGG GATACAGAGTTAA
- the LOC121264823 gene encoding low-temperature-induced cysteine proteinase-like, whose amino-acid sequence MGSQKIQLAIIFFIWASLTCLCFSLLSEYSILGHDLEDFPSEERVVELFQRWRQKHRRVYKQAEEVEKRFENFCMNLKYIIEKNARSRGSPKAHRLGLNRFADMSNEEFREVYMSKVKKPFTEKSNTLISSKRQQELRSCDDAPSSLDWRSKGVVTGVKDQGSCGSCWSFSSTGAIEGINALVTGDLVSLSEQELVDCDTTNDGCDGGYMDYAFEWVISNGGIDTEADYPYTGVDGTCNTTKEETKVVTIDGYEDVSESDSALLCATVQQPISVGIDGSAMDFQLYTSGIYDGDCSSDPDDIDHAVLIVGYGSEDGEDYWIVKNSWGTDWGIEGYIYIRRDTNLTYGVCAINAMASYPTKESSSTSPPPPPTPVTPPPPPPPVTPPPPPPPPPPSPSPSECGDSSYCPSDETCCCIYEVYGSCQIYGCCPYENAVCCTGTEYCCPSGYPICDIQEGLCLKNYGDYLGVAARRREMAKHKFPWSKLEQKEKGYQPLEWKRNRLAALHRQREQI is encoded by the exons ATGGGTTCCCAGAAAATTCAATTggctattattttctttatctgGGCTTCACTGACGTGCCTCTGTTTCAGCCTTTTAAGCGAGTACTCCATACTGGGTCATGACCTGGAGGACTTCCCTTCTGAGGAAAGAGTCGTAGAGCTCTTCCAACGATGGAGGCAGAAGCACAGAAGGGTGTACAAGCAGGCAGAGGAGGTGGAGAAAAGGTTCGAGAATTTCTGCATGAATTTGAAGTATATAATAGAGAAGAATGCAAGGAGCAGAGGGTCTCCCAAAGCGCATCGCTTGGGGTTGAACAGGTTTGCCGATATGAGCAACGAGGAGTTCAGGGAGGTCTATATGTCTAAGGTCAAGAAGCCCTTCACCGAGAAGAGCAACACTCTCATAAGCAGCAAGAGGCAGCAAGAGTTGCGATCTTGTGACGATGCTCCTTCGTCCTTGGATTGGAGGAGCAAGGGGGTTGTGACTGGCGTCAAGGACCAAGGCTCTTgtg GAAGTTGTTGGTCATTCTCCTCAACTGGTGCTATAGAAGGAATAAACGCCTTAGTCACTGGTGACCTTGTTAGCCTTTCGGAACAAGAACTTGTGGATTGTGATACTACCAACGATGGATGTGATGGAGGCTATATGGATTATGCTTTTGAATGGGTAATAAGCAATGGTGGGATTGATACAGAAGCTGATTATCCCTACACAGGTGTGGATGGTACCTGCAACACTACTAAG GAGGAAACCAAAGTTGTAACCATTGATGGCTATGAAGATGTGTCAGAATCAGACAGTGCTCTCTTGTGTGCTACTGTTCAGCAGCCCATTAGTGTGGGTATAGATGGCTCCGCTATGGACTTTCAACTATACACAAGT GGTATCTACGATGGTGATTGTTCAAGCGATCCTGATGACATTGACCATGCAGTTTTGATAGTGGGCTATGGTTCTGAAGATGGTGAAGACTATTGGATAGTGAAAAACTCATGGGGAACAGACTGGGGAATCGAgggatacatatatataagaaggGACACTAATTTAACGTATGGAGTCTGTGCTATTAATGCCATGGCTTCCTATCCAACCAAGGAATCTTCCTCAACTTCTCCGCCACCACCGCCTACACCTGTgacacccccacccccaccaccacctgtgacaccaccaccaccaccaccaccaccacctccttctcctTCACCAAGTGAATGTGGAGATTCCTCCTATTGTCCAAGTGACGAGACGTGCTGCTGTATATATGAAGTCTATGGTTCTTGCCAGATCTATGGTTGCTGTCCATACGAAAATGCTGTTTGCTGTACCGGAACTGAGTACTGCTGCCCAAGTGGTTACCCCATTTGTGATATCCAAGAAGGGCTCTGTCTCAAG AACTATGGAGATTACTTGGGAGTAGCTGCTAGGAGGCGGGAGATGGCCAAACACAAGTTCCCATGGTCTAAATTGGAACAAAAGGAGAAGGGATACCAACCTCTCGAGTGGAAGAGAAATCGGTTAGCTGCATTACACAGACAGAGGGAGCAAATTTAG
- the LOC121264099 gene encoding F-box/LRR-repeat MAX2 homolog A-like isoform X1 — protein MVKHCHLYDLPDIILSIIFSLVIDTRTRNAMSLVSLKWYLLERSTRTSLTLRGNIRDLIFLPTCFQAVTNLDLSFLSPWGHPLLDESFPNPTLLAQLFGKAFPSLVSFTAYARYPITLNHLAPQWPNLRHVKLIRWHQRLPTAPLGSDFLPLLEHCRSLSSLDLSHFYCWTEDLPPALKAYPNTAASLSNLSILTHSSTEGYKAHELLAITAACPNLCQFLATCIFDHRFIGSTRDETLLSLASNCPRLSLLHLVDITSFSNAWAVNPDDEGYTYHDAVVSHATLVDLCAGLPLLEDLVLDVCHNVKDTRPALKLLNSKCPRLKSLTLGQFHGVCRGIFSRPDVIPLCSGLESLSIKNVADLTDPCLIAISHGCPRLAQFEVTGSKMITETGIRNLASNLRRTLIDVKISCCKHLDAACTLRALDPIRGLIQRLHIDCVWESVQRLEQAQPSVLERVAMWKDTSSFNKECKNHSSLNLYHILSHGSGSGSSIDDIFPSRTWAKLQSLSLWISVGEMLTPLTLVGLEDCPVLEEIQIRIEGDCRQQIRPSMHAFGLSSLECYPRLSKMNLDCGGAVGYALTAPAGYPDLNMWERFYLSGIGSLKLTELNYWPPQDTELNKRTLSLPGAGLLAQCPTLRKLFIHGTAAEHLMMFLLKVPTLRDVQLREDYYPAPENYSSTEMRVRWCCRFEDALNRRQIPD, from the coding sequence ATGGTAAAACATTGTCATTTGTATGACTTGCCAGATATAATTCTCTCCATCATATTCTCCCTAGTTATCGACACACGTACACGCAATGCCATGTCCCTTGTGTCCCTCAAATGGTACCTGCTAGAGCGCTCCACCCGCACTTCCCTCACTCTCCGCGGGAACATCCGCGACCTAATCTTCCTCCCAACTTGTTTTCAAGCTGTCACCAACCTTGACCTCTCTTTCCTCTCCCCTTGGGGCCATCCGCTCTTAGACGAGTCCTTCCCGAATCCAACACTTCTTGCACAGCTTTTTGGCAAGGCCTTCCCTTCCCTGGTTTCTTTTACTGCATACGCACGATACCCTATAACTCTCAATCATCTTGCTCCTCAATGGCCTAATCTACGCCATGTTAAGCTCATCCGCTGGCATCAACGTTTGCCTACTGCTCCACTTGGCTCCGATTTCCTCCCACTGCTTGAGCATTGTCGTTCACTTTCTTCCCTTGATCTCTCCCATTTCTATTGCTGGACAGAAGATCTCCCTCCAGCCCTAAAAGCCTACCCTAATACTGCAGCTTCCCTCTCCAATCTCAGTATCCTTACCCATTCTTCTACCGAGGGATACAAAGCTCATGAACTTCTTGCCATTACAGCTGCCTGCCCAAATCTCTGCCAGTTTCTGGCAACATGTATATTTGACCACAGATTCATTGGTTCTACTCGGGATGAAACTTTGCTATCTCTTGCTTCAAATTGTCCTCGCCTCTCTCTTCTTCACCTTGTAGATATTACTTCCTTTTCAAATGCCTGGGCGGTCAACCCTGATGATGAGGGTTACACCTATCACGATGCTGTAGTCAGCCATGCGACGCTTGTGGACCTTTGTGCTGGATTGCCATTGCTTGAAGACTTGGTTCTTGATGTTTGTCACAATGTTAAAGATACCAGGCCAGCATTGAAATTGCTTAATTCCAAGTGCCCGCGGCTTAAGTCTTTGACTCTGGGACAGTTCCATGGGGTTTGCAGGGGAATCTTTTCACGGCCAGATGTGATTCCACTATGCTCGGGGTTAGAGTCCCTTTCAATCAAGAACGTCGCTGATTTAACTGATCCTTGCTTGATAGCTATCTCACATGGCTGCCCGAGACTAGCGCAGTTCGAGGTTACGGGTAGCAAAATGATCACAGAAACCGGGATCAGAAATTTGGCTTCTAACCTTcggagaactttaattgatgtaAAGATTTCTTGCTGTAAGCATCTCGATGCTGCGTGTACATTACGTGCACTAGATCCAATTCGAGGCCTTATACAGCGATTGCACATAGACTGTGTTTGGGAAAGCGTTCAGCGATTAGAACAGGCTCAGCCTAGCGTTCTAGAGCGAGTAGCAATGTGGAAAGATACAAGCAGCTTCAATAAGGAATGCAAGAACCACTCAAGTTTGAACTTATATCACATTCTTAGCCACGGAAGTGGCAGTGGTAGTAGTATTGATGACATATTCCCTTCCAGGACTTGGGCAAAGTTGCAATCTCTTTCCCTTTGGATTTCTGTTGGGGAGATGCTGACTCCATTGACTTTGGTGGGGTTGGAGGATTGCCCGGTGCTCGAAGAAATACAAATTCGAATTGAAGGTGACTGCAGGCAGCAGATAAGGCCTTCCATGCACGCCTTTGGACTGAGCTCCCTTGAGTGTTATCCTCGGCTTTCAAAGATGAATCTGGATTGTGGAGGCGCTGTTGGGTATGCTCTTACTGCCCCTGCTGGGTATCCAGATTTGAATATGTGGGAGCGCTTTTATCTTAGTGGGATTGGGAGCTTGAAGCTCACTGAGCTTAATTATTGGCCCCCACAGGATACAGAGTTAAATAAGAGAACCCTCTCTCTTCCAGGAGCGGGATTGCTTGCACAATGTCCGACACTGAGAAAGCTTTTTATCCATGGGACAGCCGCTGAACACTTGATGATGTTCCTTCTAAAAGTACCAACTCTCAGGGATGTACAGCTGAGAGAAGATTACTATCCTGCTCCAGAAAACTATTCAAGCACGGAGATGCGAGTGCGCTGGTGCTGTCGATTTGAGGATGCCCTCAACAGGCGTCAGATCCCTGACTGA